In Strigops habroptila isolate Jane chromosome 16, bStrHab1.2.pri, whole genome shotgun sequence, a genomic segment contains:
- the FBLIM1 gene encoding filamin-binding LIM protein 1 — protein MRPGNSSHRSGPPVVSAMLPGKAEKRMVSSVFITLVPPRREVATKEKTQREPRPDGDKVPGTHHPWTPQPRPPALPNGETCPAAPVPSSPTVLVLSETPQPLSAETLVPALQQLDLAAPAALQAPSTLPAELRPPKFCQEQAGKPQWQDANWYPERDSSRDICAFCHKALGPREPTVEAMGKQYHAECFTCRTCPQLLAGQRYYQKDGRPMCDACYQATLEKCAKCQGLITESIVRALGKGFHPDCFSCAACGRAIGTESFAVDEQDEVYCVADFYRKYAAVCSACERPIVPHDDKDTYKIECLGRSFHESCYCCESCRTPLSPEMTENGCYPLDNHLLCKSCHIRWRNESSC, from the exons GTCCGGCCCACCCGTGGTTTCGGCGATGCTGCCAGGGAAAGCGGAGAAGAGGATGGTTTCATCAGTCTTCATCACCCTGGTGCCACCACGGAGGGAGGTGGCCACCAAGGAGAAAACCCAAAGGGAGCCGCGGCCAGATGGTGACAAGGTCCCAGGCACCCACCACCCCTGGaccccgcagccccggcccccTGCCTTGCCCAATGGAG AAACCTGCCCAGCAGCCCCTGTGCCTTCATCCCCGACGGTCCTCGTCCTCTCCGAAACTCCCCAGCCCTTGTCTGCAGAGACACTGGTTCCGGCACTGCAGCAACTGGACCTTGCAGCACCCGCCGCCCTCCAG GCCCCTTCCACCCTCCCTGCCGAATTGAGGCCGCCCAAATTCTGCCAGGAGCAAGCGGGCAAGCCGCAGTGGCAGGATGCGAATTGGTACCCAGAGAGGGACAGCTCCAGAG ACATCTGCGCCTTCTGCCACAAAGCACTGGGGCCGCGGGAACCGACGGTGGAGGCGATGGGGAAGCAGTACCACGCCGAGTGCTTCACCTGCAGGACgtgcccccagctcctggctgggCAGCGCTACTACCAGAAGGACGGGCGCCCCATGTGCGACGCCTGCTACCAG GCTACACTGGAGAAATGCGCCAAGTGCCAGGGGCTGATCACGGAGAGCATCGTCCGTGCCCTGGGCAAAGGCTTCCATCCTGACTGCTTCTCCTGCGCTGCCTGCGGCCGGGCCATCGGCACAGAGAGCTTCGCTGTGGACGAGCAGGACGAGGTGTACTGCGTGGCCGACTTCTACAG GAAATACGCTGCGGTTTGCAGCGCCTGCGAGCGCCCCATCGTCCCCCACGATGACAAGGACACCTACAAGATTGAGTGCCTGGGACGCAGCTTCCACGAGAGCTGCTACTGCTGCGAG agctgcaggacaCCCCTGTCACCAGAGATGACAGAGAACGGGTGCTACCCCCTGGACAACCACCTCCTCTGCAAGTCCTGCCACATCCGCTGGCGAAACGAGTCGTCCTGCTAA